DNA from Drosophila suzukii chromosome 2R, CBGP_Dsuzu_IsoJpt1.0, whole genome shotgun sequence:
GGTGAATATGAGTACTCCTCGAAAATCTAAACATCTCAAGGTGTATTATAATACTTTAAAATACTCTATTATTAAACCATTATATCCTTAATGCACTATAGTAcatcctttaaaaatatactaGTCAAAAGCACTTTGCATCCTAAAACTTAGGAACCTTTGAAATCAGTTTCTCAACCAAAACAGGGCTGAGAacttatttagaattatattacAGACAAGTGACAATATACTACAAAAGATATGAACGAAACAAACATCAGAACACAAAGCAATGAGTTATTTACAGAACATTCTGATACAAATATGGAAACTGATAGATTCACTTTTGAAGATCCTTTGTTTTTGGAGCCCGCCTTAATGTTCTCCAATGGAGAAACCACGAAAGTAAGTGAAGAACCTCGGGTGTTTCGTAGAAGCCAACGGATTAAAGACCAAATGGAAAAAAAGAGGATACAATCCATGATGAATGATGTGGAGAAGGACCAAGAGCCACGTAAATCTAAATCCAAGAGATCCACAAGACGTGTACCTTCGACCAATGGCAAGTGGAAATATGTAATGTTGGCCTCAAAGTACTTTGAATGCGCAAGCATAAATGGAAGGCTTTATAGACTTAAAGATCTAACGGATGCCATTAAAACGGGCATTGCTTTACAGAGGCTGCAGCAAAAGTCGCCCAAAAAGAACTTGGGAATTGCCAGAACTCGTCGACCAGGACGACCCAAGAAAAAGACGAAAAACCCAATCGTTGTTGATCCAGAAGAAGCTGATAAGAATACTACAGAAATGAAAGATCTAACCGAACCCATAGAAATGGACACTTCTTTACAAAGGCCGCAGCAAAAGTCGCCTAAAAAAAACTTGGGAACTGCTAGACCTCGTAGACCAGGACGAGCCAAAAAAGATACGAACAACTCTGTGGATGTAGATCCAGTAGAAGCTACTGAAAATACTACAGAAAAGGCAGAAAGATACCCCAATTTAAATAGAAAGCGTTATGGACTAAAGAATAAATCGAAGGACGTGGAATACAAACCTCCCAGTTCTTATAGATCAGGAAAATCCAATACGGATCCTACGGATATGAACGAAAAACCGGAACTTCGTCGATCTGAGCGCATTAAAAATCAAAAGGCGAGACTCATGATGTTGTCTAAGAAACCAGATCTTGAGAATATAGAGAATCGTAGTCCTCAAAGCAGTCGTTCAAAAAAACAGGATTCAAAACTCGACAGCATTTCCAACGACATGGAAGTGGGTATTGCTATTCGAAACAAGCAGCAGAAACAGCAGCGCAAAAATGATCGCCAAAAATTGGGAACAGCTGGACCAAACCGATTAGGAAAATCTAAGAATTCGAAAAAGTGTCAGTCAGCAGATCCACAAGATGTTGTACCTCCACTGAGAGTTCCACCGGTAGTTAATTGGAAAAAAATAGGAGTTCCCAAAGTTGTTCAAAAGCCCCAAATAGTACTAAGAAGGAGTGCTCGAATCCAAGAGGCCAAACGCAGAAAAGAGTTATtggaaaacaatttaaagggGGATGAAGAAAAACCAAAGCCCAGAAAGGTGCCAAAACCTAGAAAGAAGCAACCTGAGATCCTTGAACACCAGACCAAAATTATTTCCAAGTCATTTCCAACTACGTACTTTGAGTGTGCCGATATAAACGGAAGACTTTATAAACTGGCAGACCTTTCGGAAGATATGAATGCAGGCATGGCTTTCCAGAGGCAGCAGAAAAGATCACAGCTCCAAAAGAGTCGTAGAGTTTTGGGAACAAAAGAACCTTTACCCAAGGATCTCAAGCGTCTTAATCgtaaacataaataaatgcaaGTCCATATACACCCACctacttaaaatattataatacaaAATTGCTGTGAAAAACATTTATCTTTCAGATTTGTATGTGTATCTgtattaatattttcaaatatcaATATATAAATCTTTATATTTCATTATGACCACACAGAAATGTACTTCTTATTGAAAACGGAATTTTTTAAACgattttttttgctttgttgCCACAATTGTGTGG
Protein-coding regions in this window:
- the LOC108009562 gene encoding uncharacterized protein, encoding MNETNIRTQSNELFTEHSDTNMETDRFTFEDPLFLEPALMFSNGETTKVSEEPRVFRRSQRIKDQMEKKRIQSMMNDVEKDQEPRKSKSKRSTRRVPSTNGKWKYVMLASKYFECASINGRLYRLKDLTDAIKTGIALQRLQQKSPKKNLGIARTRRPGRPKKKTKNPIVVDPEEADKNTTEMKDLTEPIEMDTSLQRPQQKSPKKNLGTARPRRPGRAKKDTNNSVDVDPVEATENTTEKAERYPNLNRKRYGLKNKSKDVEYKPPSSYRSGKSNTDPTDMNEKPELRRSERIKNQKARLMMLSKKPDLENIENRSPQSSRSKKQDSKLDSISNDMEVGIAIRNKQQKQQRKNDRQKLGTAGPNRLGKSKNSKKCQSADPQDVVPPLRVPPVVNWKKIGVPKVVQKPQIVLRRSARIQEAKRRKELLENNLKGDEEKPKPRKVPKPRKKQPEILEHQTKIISKSFPTTYFECADINGRLYKLADLSEDMNAGMAFQRQQKRSQLQKSRRVLGTKEPLPKDLKRLNRKHK